In Gemmatimonadaceae bacterium, a single genomic region encodes these proteins:
- a CDS encoding SusC/RagA family TonB-linked outer membrane protein, whose product MRLIGSRNAGSFLRSALATVALSALPLAAHAQQATITGRVTAVGTNEPLADARVMVVNTSIAAPTNSDGRYTLRGVPTGTVEVRVLRVGYQEQKKPVAVSGGASVTLDFSLTQAIVQLQEIVTTATGEQRRVEIGNAVTTLGDVSKRVETTPVADLAQLMVAKSAGVTVLPGAMTGAAPTIRIRGISSLATPGSGISNNPIYVVDGVRMNTNNLGFGFTGTNVSLINDIDPNEIEDVEIVKGPSAATLYGTDAANGVVVITTRKGHAGSTRWTWYGEEGAVDDRNTYPTDYAIWGHVTPAAATATRPAGSPSRCTLVTIGQGLCAQDSLTSFNVLMNPATTPNHLGHRDQYGMNAAGGSDAVRFFVSGDIQNEIGPVQMPKFAQATLDTMGTPARDEWIHPEAFQSYGFRTNLSAAFSPKFDFNGNAGFSNTNQRLPQVDNNTFSYIFSALNNPGFNHSNTCVAPCSGLGFNEIGNLGEFKNGYGGFSPAQIMQVNNENGTQRFIGSADANWRPFSWMQNQGTAGVDLANNVFTSICRFGECPNSGTQRQGVVSETNNNFRNFSAKIVSNMTWQARQNLNLKTTVGSDYTNQENDGINARGTQLPPGAQTINAAAVQTAGQTLQTVNKTLGLYAQEQASFRDRMFVTGAVRTDQNSSFGTQFQRVFYPKASLSWILSDEPFFPKYEWLNQFRLRTAYGASGVQPGGTVALQTFNAQTSNVVTTTPGATGGTDTPGLVANALGNPKLKPERSTEFEGGFESNVWNNRMHIDATYYRKHTNDALISLPIATSSGASNTSVLANLASTQNTGWELTINTTLLDRRYLGWDVTVAGSHNSNKLLSLGTDLAGKPVAAIVSGSTRDTVGMPINAWFLHPYTFADTAGGKADGIITPNEVTVGSGFSYFGYSQPRDIVSITNGFDLLNRKLRIQVLTDYKGGFGIFNSTAQFYATNFTTWSSENLANTPLWDQARNVAASSAKNPNTSAGYVENGQFWKLREVSAALTMPQSLANRLRARDAQLVFSARNLHTWTKYTGQDPEANYSTGDVQTDFSTTAPRTYFIVRANLHY is encoded by the coding sequence ATGCGATTGATCGGGTCAAGGAACGCCGGCAGTTTCCTGCGTTCCGCGCTGGCCACGGTCGCTCTGTCGGCGCTGCCGCTGGCTGCGCACGCGCAACAGGCGACTATCACGGGACGCGTCACCGCGGTTGGAACGAACGAGCCGCTGGCGGATGCGCGCGTGATGGTGGTGAATACGAGTATTGCGGCGCCCACGAACAGCGACGGGCGTTACACGTTGCGCGGCGTCCCCACCGGAACGGTGGAAGTGCGCGTGCTGCGTGTGGGGTATCAGGAGCAGAAAAAGCCGGTCGCGGTGAGCGGCGGCGCCAGCGTCACGCTCGATTTTTCGCTGACGCAGGCGATCGTGCAGCTGCAGGAAATCGTCACGACCGCGACGGGCGAACAGCGGCGCGTCGAAATCGGCAATGCCGTGACCACGCTCGGCGACGTCAGCAAGCGCGTCGAGACGACGCCGGTTGCCGACCTCGCGCAGCTCATGGTCGCGAAGTCCGCCGGCGTCACCGTGCTTCCGGGCGCCATGACCGGCGCCGCCCCGACGATTCGCATTCGTGGCATCAGCTCGCTCGCCACGCCGGGATCGGGTATCTCGAACAACCCGATCTACGTCGTGGACGGCGTGCGTATGAACACGAACAACCTGGGCTTCGGATTCACCGGCACGAACGTGAGCCTGATCAACGACATCGATCCGAACGAGATCGAGGACGTCGAGATCGTGAAAGGCCCGTCGGCCGCGACGCTGTACGGCACCGACGCGGCGAACGGCGTGGTCGTCATCACCACGAGAAAGGGCCACGCGGGCTCCACCCGCTGGACCTGGTACGGTGAAGAGGGCGCGGTGGACGATCGGAACACGTATCCGACGGACTACGCGATTTGGGGACACGTCACCCCGGCGGCGGCAACGGCTACGCGTCCGGCCGGCAGCCCCTCCCGCTGCACGCTCGTGACGATCGGCCAGGGCTTGTGCGCGCAGGACAGCCTCACGTCGTTCAACGTGCTGATGAATCCCGCGACGACGCCGAACCATCTCGGTCACCGCGATCAGTACGGCATGAACGCCGCCGGCGGCTCGGATGCGGTGCGCTTCTTCGTCAGCGGCGACATCCAGAACGAGATCGGCCCAGTGCAGATGCCGAAATTCGCGCAGGCGACGCTCGATACGATGGGCACGCCGGCTCGCGACGAGTGGATTCACCCGGAAGCGTTCCAGTCCTACGGCTTCCGCACCAACCTCAGCGCGGCCTTCTCGCCGAAGTTCGACTTCAACGGCAATGCGGGTTTCTCGAACACGAACCAGCGGCTGCCGCAGGTCGACAACAACACGTTCAGCTACATCTTCAGCGCGCTGAACAACCCGGGCTTCAACCACAGCAACACGTGCGTGGCGCCGTGCTCGGGTCTTGGCTTCAACGAAATCGGCAACCTCGGTGAGTTCAAGAACGGGTACGGCGGCTTCAGCCCCGCGCAGATCATGCAGGTGAACAACGAGAACGGCACGCAGCGCTTCATCGGCTCGGCCGACGCCAACTGGCGTCCTTTCTCGTGGATGCAGAACCAGGGAACGGCCGGTGTCGACCTGGCGAACAACGTCTTCACGAGCATCTGCCGCTTCGGCGAGTGTCCGAACTCGGGTACGCAGCGCCAAGGCGTCGTCAGTGAGACGAACAACAACTTCCGCAACTTCTCGGCGAAGATCGTCAGCAACATGACCTGGCAGGCGCGCCAGAACCTGAACCTGAAGACGACGGTCGGAAGCGACTACACCAATCAGGAAAACGATGGCATCAACGCGCGCGGCACGCAGCTTCCGCCGGGTGCGCAGACCATCAACGCGGCCGCGGTGCAGACGGCCGGTCAGACGCTGCAGACCGTGAACAAGACGCTGGGCCTGTACGCGCAGGAGCAGGCGTCGTTCCGCGATCGCATGTTCGTCACCGGCGCGGTGCGCACGGACCAGAACAGCTCGTTCGGTACGCAGTTCCAGCGGGTGTTCTATCCGAAGGCGAGTCTCTCGTGGATTCTGTCCGACGAGCCGTTCTTCCCCAAGTACGAGTGGCTGAATCAGTTCCGTCTCCGTACGGCGTACGGCGCCTCCGGTGTGCAGCCGGGCGGCACGGTGGCGCTGCAGACGTTCAACGCGCAGACCTCGAACGTCGTGACGACCACGCCGGGTGCCACCGGCGGCACGGACACGCCGGGCCTCGTCGCCAACGCGTTGGGCAACCCGAAGCTCAAGCCCGAGCGGTCGACGGAGTTCGAGGGCGGGTTCGAGTCGAACGTGTGGAACAACCGCATGCACATCGACGCGACGTACTATCGCAAGCACACGAATGACGCGCTGATCAGCCTTCCGATCGCCACGTCGTCGGGCGCGTCGAACACGTCGGTGCTGGCGAACCTCGCCTCGACGCAGAACACGGGCTGGGAGCTCACGATCAACACGACGCTGCTCGATCGCCGGTATCTCGGATGGGACGTGACGGTCGCCGGCTCGCACAACAGCAACAAGCTGCTCTCGTTGGGCACCGACCTCGCCGGCAAGCCGGTGGCGGCCATCGTCAGCGGTTCGACGCGCGACACCGTGGGCATGCCGATCAACGCGTGGTTCCTCCATCCGTACACGTTCGCCGACACGGCGGGCGGCAAGGCAGACGGCATCATCACGCCGAACGAAGTCACGGTCGGATCGGGCTTCTCGTACTTCGGCTATTCGCAGCCGCGCGACATCGTCTCGATCACGAACGGTTTCGACCTGTTGAACCGCAAGCTCCGCATTCAGGTCCTCACGGACTACAAGGGCGGCTTCGGCATCTTCAACTCGACGGCGCAGTTCTACGCGACGAACTTCACGACGTGGTCTTCAGAAAACCTGGCGAACACGCCGCTGTGGGATCAGGCGCGCAACGTCGCCGCGTCGAGCGCCAAGAACCCGAACACGTCGGCCGGCTACGTCGAGAACGGCCAGTTCTGGAAGCTGCGCGAAGTGTCGGCCGCGCTCACGATGCCGCAGTCGCTCGCGAATCGCCTTCGCGCTCGCGATGCCCAGCTCGTGTTCTCGGCGCGCAATCTTCACACGTGGACCAAGTACACCGGTCAGGATCCCGAGGCGAATTACTCCACGGGTGACGTGCAGACCGACTTCTCGACCACGGCGCCGCGGACGTACTTCATCGTGCGCGC
- the rimM gene encoding ribosome maturation factor RimM (Essential for efficient processing of 16S rRNA), giving the protein MDLVIVGRVRKAHGIRGDLVVEAITDEPDAVFAPGRRVFAGTPSGDRAKDGKELHVASATPFKGGYIVHFEEIDDRSVADTWRERFLLLPADELQPLGDDEVYVHELPGMRVEMENGDVIGTVVATYELPQGLTLDVEREPGRTVLIPYDRIVTSLDREARRIVIDPPVGLLD; this is encoded by the coding sequence ATGGATCTCGTCATCGTTGGACGCGTTCGCAAAGCCCACGGCATTCGCGGCGATCTCGTCGTCGAGGCAATCACCGACGAGCCGGACGCGGTCTTCGCGCCCGGCCGTCGCGTTTTTGCGGGTACCCCAAGCGGCGATCGTGCCAAGGACGGCAAGGAATTGCACGTCGCCAGCGCCACGCCGTTCAAGGGTGGTTACATCGTGCACTTCGAGGAGATCGACGATCGCTCGGTCGCCGACACCTGGCGCGAACGATTCCTCCTCCTGCCCGCTGACGAGCTTCAACCGCTCGGCGACGACGAAGTGTACGTCCACGAACTGCCCGGCATGCGCGTGGAGATGGAAAACGGCGATGTCATCGGCACCGTCGTCGCGACGTACGAGCTGCCGCAGGGACTCACGCTCGACGTCGAGCGCGAGCCCGGCCGCACCGTGCTCATTCCGTACGACCGCATCGTGACGAGCCTCGATCGCGAGGCGCGGCGCATCGTGATCGACCCACCGGTCGGCCTGCTCGATTAA
- the rplS gene encoding 50S ribosomal protein L19: MHAFIETQKEWLRNVPPFRPGDTLRVNVRVKEGEKERIQAFEGVCISRRGSGVSETFTVRKISNGVGVERIFPVHSPMLAEVAVVRRGRVRRAKLYYLRNLTGKATRIREKKTRVAVPETGGAAAE; this comes from the coding sequence ATGCATGCATTCATCGAAACCCAGAAAGAGTGGCTCCGCAATGTTCCCCCGTTCCGTCCGGGTGACACCCTTCGCGTGAACGTGCGCGTGAAGGAAGGCGAAAAGGAGCGCATTCAGGCGTTCGAGGGCGTGTGCATCTCGCGTCGCGGCTCCGGCGTGAGCGAGACGTTCACGGTGCGGAAGATCTCGAACGGCGTTGGGGTGGAGCGCATCTTCCCGGTGCACAGCCCCATGCTGGCCGAAGTGGCGGTGGTTCGCCGCGGCCGCGTTCGCCGCGCGAAGCTCTACTACCTTCGCAACCTCACCGGCAAGGCGACGCGCATCCGCGAGAAGAAGACGCGCGTGGCGGTGCCGGAGACCGGCGGAGCGGCGGCCGAGTAG
- the trmD gene encoding tRNA (guanosine(37)-N1)-methyltransferase TrmD: MLRINVVTIFPEFFTTPLGLSIPSKAKEAGSVEYNVVDLRDYTHDRHRTVDDYPYGGGAGMVMKPGPFFEAVEALGATSPIVLMSARGRTFTHADAVRFAAGSELTLLCGHYKDVDQRVADHLATEEISLGDFVLSGGEPAALAIIDAAVRLLPGAMSDHDSARTDSFFERELSAPSYTRPPEYRGLTVPGVLLSGDHKKIDEWRRAEGDRLTRERSKRGARKPAEE, translated from the coding sequence GTGCTCCGAATCAACGTCGTCACGATCTTCCCCGAGTTCTTCACGACACCGCTCGGCTTGAGCATTCCGTCGAAGGCGAAGGAAGCGGGCAGCGTCGAATACAACGTGGTCGATCTGCGCGACTACACGCACGACCGGCATCGCACCGTCGACGATTACCCGTACGGCGGCGGGGCCGGCATGGTCATGAAGCCCGGCCCGTTCTTCGAGGCCGTCGAGGCACTCGGCGCCACGTCGCCGATCGTGCTGATGTCGGCGCGGGGCAGAACGTTCACGCATGCCGATGCGGTGCGGTTCGCGGCGGGCAGCGAGCTGACCCTGTTGTGTGGCCATTACAAGGATGTCGACCAGCGCGTTGCCGACCACCTCGCCACCGAAGAGATCTCACTCGGCGACTTCGTGCTGAGCGGCGGCGAACCAGCCGCGCTCGCCATCATCGACGCGGCGGTGCGCCTGCTGCCGGGCGCGATGTCCGACCACGACAGCGCGCGCACGGACTCGTTCTTCGAACGCGAGCTGAGCGCGCCGAGCTATACGAGGCCGCCCGAGTATCGGGGCCTGACGGTGCCCGGCGTGCTCTTGTCAGGCGACCACAAGAAGATCGACGAGTGGCGCCGGGCCGAGGGCGACCGCCTGACGCGCGAACGCAGCAAGCGGGGCGCACGTAAGCCGGCCGAGGAGTAA
- a CDS encoding ribonuclease HII yields the protein MTVRWKPIERELRKTAGPLIAGVDEVGRGPLAGPVVACAVIMPPEQRAIAGVDDSKRLTANARMRLAEKIRERAVAYGIGAASVREIDRHNIYQATVIAMRRALVRMTRSGVAPHHVLVDGRPFRTLEIPHSAIVDGDDCCYTIACASILAKVTRDRLMHALAGRYPNYLWDRNVGYSTAAHLQGLAAHGVTAHHRRSFIPVSQLSLDLSGGARAGGAPLDAAALASLAALIDAHGSPEAISDESVQGDLRA from the coding sequence GTGACGGTTCGGTGGAAGCCCATCGAGCGCGAGCTTCGGAAAACCGCGGGCCCGTTGATCGCCGGAGTTGACGAGGTAGGACGGGGCCCCCTGGCGGGCCCCGTTGTCGCATGCGCCGTGATCATGCCGCCCGAGCAGCGCGCCATTGCGGGCGTGGACGACTCCAAGCGGTTGACCGCCAACGCGCGAATGCGGCTCGCTGAGAAGATCCGGGAGCGCGCGGTGGCGTACGGCATTGGCGCCGCGTCGGTGCGCGAGATCGACCGTCACAACATCTATCAGGCGACGGTCATCGCCATGCGGCGCGCGCTCGTGCGCATGACCCGCTCCGGCGTGGCGCCGCATCACGTGCTGGTCGACGGCCGGCCGTTCCGGACGTTAGAGATTCCTCATAGCGCGATCGTGGATGGCGACGATTGCTGCTATACGATCGCGTGCGCGTCGATTCTGGCGAAGGTGACGCGCGACCGCCTGATGCACGCGTTGGCCGGCCGATATCCGAACTATCTGTGGGATCGGAACGTGGGCTATTCGACCGCGGCGCATTTGCAGGGCCTGGCCGCGCACGGCGTCACGGCGCATCATCGGCGCTCGTTCATTCCGGTGTCGCAGCTGTCGCTCGATTTGTCCGGCGGTGCGCGCGCCGGCGGCGCGCCGCTCGATGCCGCCGCGTTGGCGTCCCTGGCGGCATTGATCGATGCACATGGGAGCCCCGAGGCGATCTCGGACGAATCGGTCCAGGGCGACCTGCGGGCGTAA